In Pleurocapsa sp. PCC 7319, the following are encoded in one genomic region:
- a CDS encoding tetratricopeptide repeat protein, translating into MFVAIRKMNFNINQLLDKGIYLKQKKQLQEATDAFEFALKIDPQCSSAYQQLGDICWSQGKLVKAILYYEKAVEIEPNNGILLYNMAEIYKKQERLEQAAKHYIKALQVEPFNNSPFIQLMYMKLIPTQLDELVVFYQQLSQSKPNNPWVNVKLGNVFTKQGKIKKAISSYQIATYKMTKKFNPEYVAKYWEQAKPASPKFIIIGPMKTATSALYKYINQHPLVLPCIEKEVHFFNDRYKFSQGKNWYKAHFPLIPPEESFITGEASPGYIVNNVQDKVFQMFPKIKAIALIRNPVARALSHYHHNVKHGFERRTFQEAISAELEVIKSFNNPREVLQIRNWRGNTGYVLIGFYYYFLKQWLDVFPQEQFLIVNNQDLLVNPESSMKQVFEFLGLDNYTAQEYPKYYSNSYDPIDENIRLELADVFRPHNQKLEQLLQCELNWN; encoded by the coding sequence ATGTTTGTTGCTATCCGTAAGATGAATTTCAATATCAATCAACTCTTAGATAAAGGAATATATCTCAAACAAAAAAAACAATTACAAGAAGCAACCGATGCTTTTGAATTTGCCTTGAAGATTGATCCTCAATGTAGTTCAGCATATCAACAGTTAGGTGATATTTGCTGGAGTCAAGGAAAACTGGTCAAAGCTATTTTATATTATGAAAAAGCTGTTGAAATTGAGCCTAATAATGGAATTTTGTTATACAATATGGCAGAAATTTATAAAAAGCAAGAACGGCTAGAACAAGCAGCAAAACACTACATCAAAGCACTTCAGGTCGAACCATTTAATAACTCTCCATTTATCCAATTAATGTACATGAAGCTCATTCCTACACAATTGGATGAATTAGTTGTTTTTTATCAGCAGTTAAGCCAGAGTAAGCCTAATAATCCTTGGGTTAACGTTAAATTAGGCAATGTTTTTACCAAGCAGGGGAAAATAAAGAAAGCAATTTCTAGCTATCAAATTGCTACTTATAAAATGACTAAAAAGTTCAATCCAGAATATGTAGCAAAATATTGGGAACAGGCAAAGCCAGCTTCACCAAAATTTATCATTATTGGTCCAATGAAGACCGCAACCTCTGCTTTATACAAATATATCAATCAGCATCCTCTAGTCTTGCCTTGTATTGAAAAAGAAGTTCACTTTTTTAACGATCGGTATAAATTTTCCCAAGGTAAAAACTGGTATAAAGCCCATTTTCCCTTGATTCCGCCTGAAGAAAGCTTTATTACAGGGGAAGCTAGTCCTGGATACATTGTTAATAATGTACAAGATAAAGTTTTTCAGATGTTCCCCAAGATTAAAGCGATCGCTTTGATTAGAAATCCAGTTGCTCGTGCTCTGTCTCATTATCATCATAATGTTAAACATGGATTTGAAAGGCGGACATTTCAGGAGGCAATATCTGCTGAGCTAGAAGTTATAAAATCTTTCAATAATCCAAGGGAAGTATTGCAAATCCGAAATTGGCGGGGTAATACTGGCTATGTGTTAATTGGTTTTTATTACTATTTTCTCAAGCAATGGCTTGATGTTTTTCCTCAAGAGCAATTTTTAATTGTGAACAATCAGGATTTATTAGTCAATCCTGAATCTAGCATGAAACAAGTTTTTGAGTTTCTAGGACTAGATAACTATACAGCTCAGGAATATCCTAAATATTATTCTAATTCTTATGATCCAATTGATGAAAATATCCGACTAGAATTAGCCGATGTATTTCGACCTCACAATCAAAAATTAGAGCAGCTTCTTCAGTGTGAATTAAATTGGAATTAA